GAAAAAAAGAAGCCTGCAATGCTGCTTGCAGACTCCTTGATTTTTAGAAGTAGTGTTTATACTAAACCTTGAGACATCATGGCATCGGCGACCTTCTGGAAACCGGCAATATTTGCACCGGCTACCAGGTCATACTTGTCGTAGTATTTCTGGGAAGCCTCAGCACAAGCCTTATGGATGCCCACCATAATGTTGTGGAGCTGTTCATAGACCTGCTCTGTTGTAAATACCGTATGTCCGGCATTTTGCCCCATCTCAATACAAGAGGTAGCTACGCCGCCGGCATTGGCTGCTTTGGAAGGACCGACGATGATTCCGCCCTCCTGCATGATTTTGATCGCTTCATTGGTGGAGGACATATTGGAACCCTCACAGACAAATTTAACGCCGTTTTTAACGAATGTTTCAGCATCTTCTTTATGTATTTCGTTCTGAGTCGCACAAGGAATATAGAGATCGGCCTGAACCCCCCAAGGCTTTTCGCCCGGGAAGAATTTAGCCCCCGGGAATTTATCCGCATAAGGTGCACAGACATTTTTACCGGATCCGCGCAGTTCAAGCAGACAAGCAATTTTTTCATCGGTGTTGATTCCGGCTTCATCCAGAATATATCCGTCCGGACCGGAAATCGTGATCAATTTAGCTCCTAAATCTCTTAACTTTATGGCAGTGCCCCAGGATACGTTTCCGAAACCTGAGATGGCAACTGTTTTGTCCTTTAAATTTTCTCCGTTGGCCTTTAACATTTCCTCGGCATACCATACGATACCGAATCCGGTGGCTTCCGTTCTACCCAGACAACCGCCGTAGGATAAGCCTTTACCGGTTAAA
This region of Aminipila luticellarii genomic DNA includes:
- the gdhA gene encoding NADP-specific glutamate dehydrogenase, which gives rise to MSNYVERVIAQCIKNNPGETEFHQTVEEVLSSLKPVMEQHPEYEAAGLLERLVEPERGVTFRVVWTDDAGKVHVNKGYRYQFNSAIGPYKGGLRFAPSVYPGIIKFLGFEQIFKNSLTGLPIGGGKGGSDFDPNGKSDAEIMRFCQAFMTELYRHIGSETDVPAGDLGVGAREIGYMYGQYKRIVNRFEGVLTGKGLSYGGCLGRTEATGFGIVWYAEEMLKANGENLKDKTVAISGFGNVSWGTAIKLRDLGAKLITISGPDGYILDEAGINTDEKIACLLELRGSGKNVCAPYADKFPGAKFFPGEKPWGVQADLYIPCATQNEIHKEDAETFVKNGVKFVCEGSNMSSTNEAIKIMQEGGIIVGPSKAANAGGVATSCIEMGQNAGHTVFTTEQVYEQLHNIMVGIHKACAEASQKYYDKYDLVAGANIAGFQKVADAMMSQGLV